Below is a genomic region from Ziziphus jujuba cultivar Dongzao chromosome 7, ASM3175591v1.
TCATCtattctacccaaaaaaaatgtaGGTGGTCTACCTTCATAGGTTCCTTTCCCTCGTCCTTCATATGCTAACTCAAGAAGTACCCTTTTATATGAACAAATGTTCTGTTCCCTTCGCtttgaaaaatgaattagaTAGCTACATATATGGTGTTTGGAATCATTTGTAGTGTCAAATCAGCTCTTAATCAGTACCTAGTAGGTATATATGGAAGTATCAATATGCAATCTCAATAAGAGATTTTTCCTGATAGGTTTTTGTCTCACTAGCTGCTAGCTACCAAATTAAGGAtaggaatataaataaattagatacaGGCACATTaacagataaataaattaaaaactgttatccttgttttattggttaatgAAACTATATCAAAATGTTGTATCACCCagctaaaatattttggttttcagaaaaaaaaaaaattgttcgtTAATGGAATTTGTCTGAGTCTCATAGGGTGATTCACagagaaaaataatttaatttaatagggTCATAATTCACAGAACATTGGATCAATTATATGTACACCAAGGCACCAATGACAGGTGCAGAAACAGAATCAATTGAAagttggttttttattattcatttttattttttgtttttttgttaatagTACTTAAGtatgtttgaattttaaaattttaagatctaaaccattaatttttaaaaatagtgattaaaatttttaattttttaatttattgtaaatcAATCTAATCCCTAATTTAgtccaataaattaataataattttgtctaTGATTAACACCCTAATATCTCTCACAGATTCTGTTGCTTTCaattcattataaaaataagttttttgatagatttattattaatttgtttagtaaaattaaaaattaaattaatctataataaataaaaaaattaaaaatttaagttaCTATTTATGAAAGTTAAATAACAAAACTATGGAGAACACCAAagtgcaataatttttttttttaatttttttggacagggtggggggggggggggggggattgGTTTTCTTCTCATGATAAAAATAAGTACATTATTTTTGACATTATCAAAGgtgtacttttattattttattgttttttgggtGCATAATTTAAGAAGTTGTACTTGCTCACACATGAATATGCTTTGAGGTTCAAAGCATATCCTGTCACTCCACTCCATTTAGGGAAAAAGTTCGAGAAATAACTTTTTATATGATAATACAAGGTAGGACGAATTCCTTACAATACTTTATCAGGTGGATGGAAgagacctttatatatatatatatatatatatatatgcactaaGAAATTGATTATCCTTTTTTGGGCAAATgctaagaaattgatttattagcatttatttatctattattttggTTTCTTGAGACGGATCGGTCTAGACCTCTATCATCAAATAGATGCATTATGGGCCTTCTTTTTAATATGTGCAACGACCAAACTCACCTATGGACGGAGCCATTTCAAACCTTCTAGCTATAAAGCCGTtgaaccaaaacaaaataacatGATTGGTGAAACTTGTGGCCCCAAACGAGCAAAAATTATATTGCAGTAATAATttacatttcaaaaaataagcCGAAAAACAAAAGGGCTTTATTTTGCCTAACCTGGCCGACCGGTCAGAGTTCAAACAAAATGCGGCTAGAGCATAAAACTTCATTCCCTTTATCAATTTATTGTCCATGCTTATTGGGGCGAATTCTTGAAACCACCAAAAAAGGATTTTCATTTTCTGAATCACGATCTCTTCATTGATCTGTGTCTGATCCTGCAGAAGCAGGTTTCAACGCTATAGTTTCAGCGATCACCTTTGGCACCTGTTTCAGTAACCGTTCTTGCTCTGCTGGTTTCTTGAGTAGTTCTCTTCGCTCCATATATTCAAACAATGTTTAACATGATAGAGGTCAAGGTCCACACCCTTGTTTCTTaatatgaaaacaaaatcataatatGTTACGAGTCCCAGTTAGTACCATACGACAATGAGCACTGTGTATAATATATACTACCAAATTCTGaattaatagtaaaaatatccaaaatgaCAAATTTATAATGTAGTAACTAGAAAGGATATTCCCTTCTCCGGCCCTTCTCATTTGCATAATCTATGCGACTTTGTAGTACGACCAGCTCTCTCTGAATCCACTGATTTTCCATACAATGCAAAACGATGGGTCAAGTATAAGAAGGGAAATGTGAAGATTCTTTGATAAATGTAAACgagataataaattaaaccggAAACCAAAGCACATAAACATAAATGGCAGTTATGCGTACACAGTACAGAGATGTGTTCATgatgacaaaataatatatgatttaGATACTAAAAGTAGTCGATCAGAAAAACATACATGCTTAACGATATGCTTATATAGACTCGTGGCTTTCTTTTCAAGCTCAACCTGTCGAAGTAATAGACTTGCAGTTAAGGTTATTGAAACAGTCTGCTTCTCATTCTTTGTGCAGAATCTAATAGAAGGAATATTTTAACAAGGAAATATTATTTCTCATAATTTTATAACACAGACATAAGTACTATTATTATTCAAGTTTTCAGTTATTGAGTTTTTTAATGCTATGAAAGAACACAAGCCCTCAGAAGATAAAACACGGTGAAACTCACTTACAACCAGCTGTAGAAGAGATGTAACATATTTATAATAGAACTTGCAACAGTTTTTTTCAGGGGTGCGTGGTGGTAAAATAGAACTTACAACAGTAGGTTTTTTAAGAAtgccactttttattttttcctgcaAATCCATGCATTCTTCCTGCAAACAATATCGCATACTAAGTAAAGCAATGTTGAAGCAAGGCCCATATCTTAATAAGTGCTTTCAAGAAGGAACaagtaaaaagataaaaatcatTCAACAATGTCCGCAGGAAAAGATTTTTACAATCCTTGAAACTTGGAACTTAAGGAAATAGAATAACTTGAAATTTGGGGTCACAACTTGAAAGAGAATAAGTTATGCATACTTAAGGAAAAATATATCAGCTTAACTTCAAAAGTCAgccattttaaatacaattcaCTAAAATTTATAGGAAAAACCTTTTAAGAGCTTGGTTACCTCAGTAAAATCATCATCTGAAAGCATACAAAGGTGAAGATCACCTGTCACCAAAGAAACTTGCACGAGTACTTCACCAGTTGAGGTTTTCTGTATGGCTGAGAGGGTTACAtgaaaagggtaaaaaaaaaatattgtaaaccAGTGATCCATTTAATATAAGAATTAGGAAAGGACAAcaacttttttgaaaatattacaaTTAAATGTTGTAGAGAAACAAACTGAATCATATATACTTATTTAGAAGAAAATTCATCAATAAAATGCTAAAAGAATGCATAGTAGCATTACCTGTTACAGGCAAAAGCTGGTGAGAACCCCTCTGAAGATGATCTTTTGTGTCATTTTTGACCCTAACAAAACTTCCTACAACTTTGCCTTGAAAAATTTCAATCTGCTTCAGTAATTCCTCAACTAAGCTCTTCCTTAAATAGATGAGTTTGATATTGTGGGCAACTATGGAGGCAAAACAGCTTTGTTGAGCAATATTATCGTCCACTTGCTTTTCTTGAGGTATTCTGTCCAAGCTCAAAGCTCTCTGTATCTTATTCTTATATGCTTCAACAATGTCTTTATCTTTATCTCGAAAACTTCTTTTATCTACATCCTCATCCTTTCTCTGTATCATATTCTTATATGATTCAACATTGTCTTTATCTTTATGTTGCAAACTTCTTCTATCTTCATCCTCATCCTCCTCTGATTGCTCCAAGTTCTCAATAAAATGGGAGTCCAAAAGTTTATAGACCTTCGTCTGAGATAgtgatttttttctaaaaacagaatacaacttttCATCACAAAGAATCCTCCTCTTCTTTTCTGGGTGAATaagatttttttcttgaatGTATGCATTGATGGTGGAATAGACCTCATTATGTGATAACTGTTCAGCTGTATCTTTAATCTTGTTAATGGATTTCAGGAACTCGATGAGAGGTTTTGACGCCCATCCCATAAACTCTTGCTTCTTGGATCTCTTTCTCTTGTGCAGCACTTTATATTCCCGTATATCTTCCTTATCAGATTCAGACAGTATCAtaacatcttcttcttcaatcttgCCAAATTTCACAGAAACCGAGCCTCGATGgtgattcttctttttctttttctttaatcgaGTATTTGCAGCATGTATATCATCCAAAGTCAAGCCCtctttttccttaattatttccCAATATTCTTTGAAAAGGCCCTCATATGTTTCTCTGTCTTTGAAGTCTATCTTCCCCTGAAAGATaataaaccaagaataaaatgaaagaaatagcaACACGGCTATGCATCTTTAGCCAATATGGAAAGAGAGACCATCTGAATCTGAAGAAAAGGTTTTAAGTATTCACCACGCATAATTTAAAGATACAATGTGATAATGTGTATGGTATCTGAATCCCCATAAAACATAATCGTTACATGAATAGACATACCCCATCAGAGTCATAAACCACATCTTCTTGTCCAAGTAGAATAAGCTCCAAACATTCATCACAGAGTCCATTCTTCCCTCTAACACAAGCAAACTCAGCAGTCTTGATGCACGCTTCACACACAGCATTTGGACAGCAAAAGCAATGGTACTTAGGGGTTTTATGGCATAATGAGCAAGAATGCCAATCTGAATACGACCGAAATAAAAAAAGTTCTTATCATTTTTCCATGCTAGTAGGTATACATAAGCAGTTAATTCTATCGAGTGTCCACTCC
It encodes:
- the LOC107423783 gene encoding uncharacterized protein At5g08430 isoform X2; its protein translation is MSDGAVLYWYLILGSTVERNSVCRKMKKNEKKRKINKAKEAEDWCFVCKDGGQLIICDHGDCVKVYHPDCVGKDESFEKAGGSWKCDWHSCSLCHKTPKYHCFCCPNAVCEACIKTAEFACVRGKNGLCDECLELILLGQEDVVYDSDGGKIDFKDRETYEGLFKEYWEIIKEKEGLTLDDIHAANTRLKKKKKKNHHRGSVSVKFGKIEEEDVMILSESDKEDIREYKVLHKRKRSKKQEFMGWASKPLIEFLKSINKIKDTAEQLSHNEVYSTINAYIQEKNLIHPEKKRRILCDEKLYSVFRKKSLSQTKVYKLLDSHFIENLEQSEEDEDEDRRSLQHKDKDNVESYKNMIQRKDEDVDKRSFRDKDKDIVEAYKNKIQRALSLDRIPQEKQVDDNIAQQSCFASIVAHNIKLIYLRKSLVEELLKQIEIFQGKVVGSFVRVKNDTKDHLQRGSHQLLPVTAIQKTSTGEVLVQVSLVTGDLHLCMLSDDDFTEEECMDLQEKIKSGILKKPTVWIQRELVVLQSRIDYANEKGRRRELFEYMERRELLKKPAEQERLLKQVPKVIAETIALKPASAGSDTDQ
- the LOC107423783 gene encoding uncharacterized protein At5g08430 isoform X1; translated protein: MSDGAVLYWYLILGSTVERNSVCRKMKKNEKKRKINKAKEAEDWCFVCKDGGQLIICDHGDCVKVYHPDCVGKDESFEKAGGSWKCDWHSCSLCHKTPKYHCFCCPNAVCEACIKTAEFACVRGKNGLCDECLELILLGQEDVVYDSDGGKIDFKDRETYEGLFKEYWEIIKEKEGLTLDDIHAANTRLKKKKKKNHHRGSVSVKFGKIEEEDVMILSESDKEDIREYKVLHKRKRSKKQEFMGWASKPLIEFLKSINKIKDTAEQLSHNEVYSTINAYIQEKNLIHPEKKRRILCDEKLYSVFRKKSLSQTKVYKLLDSHFIENLEQSEEDEDEDRRSLQHKDKDNVESYKNMIQRKDEDVDKRSFRDKDKDIVEAYKNKIQRALSLDRIPQEKQVDDNIAQQSCFASIVAHNIKLIYLRKSLVEELLKQIEIFQGKVVGSFVRVKNDTKDHLQRGSHQLLPVTAIQKTSTGEVLVQVSLVTGDLHLCMLSDDDFTEEECMDLQEKIKSGILKKPTVVELEKKATSLYKHIVKHWIQRELVVLQSRIDYANEKGRRRELFEYMERRELLKKPAEQERLLKQVPKVIAETIALKPASAGSDTDQ